A stretch of Chiloscyllium punctatum isolate Juve2018m chromosome 6, sChiPun1.3, whole genome shotgun sequence DNA encodes these proteins:
- the fam168b gene encoding myelin-associated neurite-outgrowth inhibitor has translation MNPVYSSAASGVPYANPKGIGYPGFPVGYAAAAPAFSPTMYAGTNPAFQTGYTPGTPYKVSCSPTSGAVPPYSSSPNPYQTAVYPVRSAYPQQNPYAQQGTYYTQPLYAAPPHVIHHTTVVQPNGMPAAMYPQPIPSPRANGVAMGMVAGTTMAMSAGTLLTTHSPTPVAPHPVSLPAYRTPGTPTYNYVPSQW, from the exons ATGAACCCAGTATACAGTTCAGCTGCTTCAGGGGTTCCATATGCAAATCCAAAAGGAATTGGATACCCAG GTTTTCCAGTGGGTTATGCAGCAGCTGCTCCTGCCTTTTCTCCTACTATGTATGCTGGTACAAACCCAGCCTTCCAGACAG gttACACACCAGGCACACCTTATAAAGTCTCATGTTCTCCAACCAGTGGAGCGGTGCCACCTTACTCCTCCTCTCCCAACCCATACCAGACAGCTGTATACCCGGTTCGAAGTGCCTACCCACAGCAGAACCCTTACGCGCAG CAAGGCACTTACTACACACAGCCTCTATATGCTGCACCGCCTCATGTAATTCATCACACCACAGTTGTTCAACCTAATGGAATGCCTGCTGCCATGTACCCACAACCAATTCCATCACCCAGAGCAAATGGTGTTGCCATGGGAATGGTAGCTGGGACCACTATGGCAATGTCAGCAG GCACTTTGTTGAcgactcattccccaacaccagtaGCTCCTCATCCAGTTTCCTTGCCTGCTTATAGGACTCCGGGAACGCCTACCTACAACTACGTACCCTCACAGTGGTGA